In Vespula vulgaris chromosome 7, iyVesVulg1.1, whole genome shotgun sequence, a single window of DNA contains:
- the LOC127064967 gene encoding protein windpipe: MKTVGSFISFLLVILHNSSLTNCLCNLESETEAQCHKLEDVKYIDVFQLETLKVTKIDDALDPEILKNLTNLKHLDLSDGGLKRIEPGTFRTLVSLKSLDLSNNRLEYLNLSSLEGLHELRSLNLRRNNIAQLPVVLLRLKNLKHLDVHGNPLQCNCATLLVRDLLVTRGVKLSKKVTCVSPNSWKGSSLLKLETKKICREEQDDKEMLGDQPYQGSGDVGSGDVFDEIDADDEFQDISESSEKIPVQEIETPAPEIKQLSSLEPSTTASMVTTTEIISSINGTSHPTVTTESSLEKFMKESEELFFDSEEQKQKFTTEMSQKKPVKDSLFYPVEGSGDEGSGVEGSGFDIPPHDDEEADEKSESVEVYTSTTSSESLLDMIFGVFTGSTSTENKKEPSLEEEEFIDASPTKIVHEAGEVSVTKSVTKVTTASVPVASSTIGPELVVVNEADDMSKLGTIRLDEPAEVASINNELAEVSPARQSKKGMGSYVVLAALLVILAALIGFAAYKGDFCRKKRKRSDVENGTEMKDMQKSLLDTANQTQPKIASNGSPENMPLVDSTIEHEDTKESTGSQERTRSQNGHQDHLDHTDPVKPPRKVMGTQEETKPVQEALQDSISSKDESFSARTTPVESARTTSPRLSETNGPPLSPGAQRVKIILQENPDSVPKTPILITRTSVGDNLVKTP; this comes from the coding sequence atgaagacaGTAGGGAGCTTCATCTCGTTCCTCCTCGTTATTCTGCATAATTCGAGCTTGACGAATTGTCTGTGCAACTTGGAGAGCGAAACGGAGGCGCAATGTCACAAATTAGAGGACGTCAAATACATCGATGTCTTTCAATTGGAAACGTTGAAAGTCACAAAGATCGACGACGCGTTGGATCCGGAGATTTTAAAGAACTTGACCAATTTGAAACATTTGGATTTGTCTGATGGCGGtttgaaaagaatagaacCTGGTACTTTTCGAACGTTGGTCAGCTTGAAGAGTCTTGACCTATCGAACAACAGATTGGAATACTTGAACTTGTCATCGTTAGAGGGACTACACGAGTTACGTAGTTTGAATCTTCGAAGGAATAATATCGCTCAGTTGCCAGTCGTATTGTTACGTTTGAAGAATCTGAAGCATTTGGATGTACATGGCAATCCGCTTCAATGTAATTGCGCAACGTTACTCGTAAGAGATTTGTTGGTAACGAGAGGTGTCAAGTTGTCGAAGAAGGTTACTTGTGTTAGCCCGAATAGTTGGAAAGGTTCGTCTCTTTTGAAGTTGGAGACAAAGAAGATTTGTAGAGAGGAGCAGGATGATAAAGAGATGTTAGGTGATCAGCCGTACCAGGGATCAGGGGATGTAGGTTCTGGCGATGTTTTTGACGAGATAGATGCCGATGATGAGTTTCAAGATATTTCGGAAAGTTCGGAGAAAATACCGGTTCAAGAGATCGAGACTCCAGCTCCGGAGATAAAGCAGTTATCCAGCTTGGAACCATCCACGACTGCATCGATGGTAACGACAACGGAAATTATCTCCAGTATTAACGGAACTTCACATCCAACAGTAACAACCGAATCGTctcttgaaaaatttatgaaggAATCCGAAGAGTTGTTTTTTGATTCCGAGGAACAGAAACAAAAGTTTACTACTGAAATGTCACAGAAAAAGCCAGTGAAGGATAGTTTGTTTTATCCCGTTGAAGGATCGGGAGACGAAGGTTCTGGTGTAGAGGGTTCTGGTTTTGATATACCGCCTCACGACGATGAAGAAGCCGATGAAAAATCAGAATCTGTCGAGGTCTATACGTCGACCACTTCTAGCGAAAGTCTTCTCGATATGATCTTTGGTGTATTTACTGGCTCGACTTCTaccgaaaacaaaaaagaacctagtctcgaagaagaagaatttataGATGCTTCGCCAACGAAAATTGTCCATGAAGCTGGAGAAGTGTCCGTTACAAAGTCGGTAACGAAAGTAACAACTGCGAGCGTTCCAGTTGCCTCTTCAACAATTGGTCCAGAATTAGTAGTAGTTAACGAGGCCGACGATATGTCGAAATTGGGTACGATACGATTAGACGAACCAGCCGAAGTCGCTAGTATAAACAATGAATTAGCGGAGGTGTCACCAGCGAGACAATCTAAAAAAGGAATGGGTTCTTACGTTGTCCTGGCTGCCTTGTTAGTCATTCTTGCGGCTTTGATCGGATTCGCAGCTTACAAGGGCGACTTTtgtaggaagaaaagaaaacgaagtgACGTTGAGAATGGTACCGAAATGAAGGATATGCAGAAGTCTCTTTTAGATACGGCCAATCAAACGCAACCGAAAATAGCATCGAATGGTAGTCCGGAAAATATGCCATTGGTGGATAGTACGATCGAACACGAAGACACAAAAGAGTCTACGGGGTCTCAGGAGAGAACCAGAAGTCAAAATGGTCATCAGGATCACTTAGACCATACGGATCCCGTGAAACCTCCAAGAAAAGTAATGGGTACACAGGAAGAGACGAAGCCCGTTCAAGAGGCTCTGCAGGACTCGATATCCTCGAAAGACGAATCATTTTCAGCGAGGACAACTCCCGTGGAATCAGCAAGAACGACCAGTCCGCGTCTTTCAGAAACAAACGGTCCACCCTTAAGTCCTGGAGCTCAAAGAGTAAAGATTATTCTTCAAGAGAATCCAGATAGCGTTCCAAAAACGCCTATACTCATAACGCGAACGTCCGTAGGTGATAATCTAGTCAAGACACCGTGA
- the LOC127064963 gene encoding protein artichoke, with product MELRKTMDLFVIHFLVIYHLQSLPLAHSFCPVRCLCYLGRRPRTVICSKQGLTKFPSNVTDIVEHLDLSNNLLTEITNDIERFKDLQYLNLARNQLRSLPDGVGNLNNLRKLDLSENNIDDVINIASINRLPSLSIIFLSKNPIKELKNLNNSVLQAVEASYCEIKQIDETSLKGLPDLINLSLRGNPLETIRKPFSKKLRWLDMSHCLLNYLNPDTFAGFSVLEELRLNNNPTLVYSTRYSTLQHMNLRQLDVSNCNLDRPGLHGLPLLTYAKLSRNMIRLLPNRIFARNRQLTHLFLNSNGIEHLNISSFEGLVKLHHLDLSANALELIHSSTFSDNIEFKSLNLSYNNLYQFPNVTSVLTSLDLSFNFIKTLEKNSLKGMPKIKSLILSDNGLQRLPNGLQSSTLTMLNIRRNRLVELNNSSFVELPALEKIDVSGNSLTEAIDPNIFQNNIKLKTILLEDNPWRCDCMQLYFTFQYLTNPPAKTLSYSLICRSPANVSDYTWESACYNVWNGQLVYSNNRMWSFFLVCVFVLVVLVGTVTSIKHSIKMKRRALVERRRIDRMQGVERLRLLQLRNQERQEASEQQPEPRIHPLELIGPPSYEEAVQMPRLTHSLDTLNEVSVENISLTRLGSVDNLQNKRKRSRRSRKRIQSDDNLLRREERRIERLRRERSNSAGNVSENEQGLRMTNSTKSRSSSTRRQRRTNTIEELEESAGSGKGRPRPQTPSTRKKKRRTTIRDGHSTDDEDSDIQRIANNRSIVIRDLRREPRSGYREVQTECES from the exons ATGGAGCTCAGAAAAACGATGGACCTGTTCGTGATTCATTTCCTAGTGATTTACCACCTGCAAAGTTTGCCACTAGCTCACAGTTTTTGTCCCGTTAGATGTCTGTGCTACTTGGGTCGACGCCCGAGAACTGTCATATGTTCGAAACAAGGTCTGACAAAGTTTCCATCGAATGTAACCGACATT GTAGAACATTTGGATTTGTCAAATAATCTGTTGACAGAGATCACGAATGATATAGAACGCTTCAAAGATCTACAGTACCTAAACTTAGCTAGAAACCAATTACGCTCCTTACCAGACGGTGTAGGAAACTTAAATAATTTACGTAAATTAGATCTCTCGgaaaataatatcgacgaTGTAATCAATATAGCATCTATCAATCGACTACCTTCTTTGTCAATCATCTTCCTATCTAAAAATcctataaaagaattaaaaaacttGAACAATAGTGTCCTCCAAGCAGTAGAAGCGAGTTATTGTG aGATAAAACAAATCGACGAAACATCATTGAAAGGATTGCCAGATTTGATAAACCTAAGCTTAAGAGGAAATCCATTGGAAACGATTCGGAAGCCATTCAGCAAGAAGTTACGATGGTTAGACATGTCGCATTgtcttttgaattatttaaatcctGATACTTTTGCTGGTTTCTCAGTTCTAGAGGAATTACGTCTAAATAATAATCCTACGCTCGTTTATAGTACAAG gTATTCTACTCTGCAACACATGAATTTGAGACAACTGGATGTTTCAAATTGTAACTTGGACAGACCAGGTCTTCATGGTTTGCCATTGTTAACATACGCGAAATTATCTCGAAATATGATACGTCTACTTCCAAATCGAATTTTTGCAAGGAATAGGCAACTGACtcatctatttttaaattccaATGGAATAGAACATTTGAATATAAGTAGCTTTGAAGGACTGGTGAAACTTCATCATCTAGATTTATCAGCGAATGCTCTTGAGTTAATCCACTCTTCAACGTTTTCTGACAATATTGAATTCAAATCGCTCAATCTCTCATATAACAATCTGTACCAATTTCCAAATGTGACGTCGGTTTTGACGTCTTTAgatttatctttcaatttcatAAAAACGTTGGAAAAGAATTCTTTGAAAGGTATGCCCAAAATAAAAAGTCTGATCTTAAGTGATAATGGACTACAACGTTTACCCAATGGATTACAATCCTCGACTTTGACGATGCTAAATATCCGAAGAAATAGACTCGTGGAATTAAATAACAGTAGTTTCGTAGAACTACCTGCACTTGAAAAAATCGACGTTTCAG GTAATAGTCTAACTGAAGCGATCGatccaaatatttttcaaaacaatatcaaattaaaaaccATTCTACTGGAGGATAATCCATGGCGTTGCGATTGCATGCAATTATACTTTACTTTTCAATATTTGACCAATCCACCTGCAAAAACGTTGTCTTACTCTTTGATCTGTCGAAGCCCAGCAAACGTCTCCGATTACACTTGGGAGAGTGCCTGCTACAACGTTTGGAACGGACAGCTTGTCTATAGCAATAACAGAATGTGGAGTTTTTTCTTGGTATGCGTATTCGTCCTGGTTGTTTTGGTGGGTACAGTCACGTCCATCAAACACTCGATCAAAATGAAGAGACGAGCTCTCGTAGAAAGACGTCGTATCGATAGAATGCAGGGTGTTGAAAGACTAAGGCTCTTACAACTTAG GAATCAAGAGAGACAGGAAGCATCTGAGCAACAACCGGAGCCAAGAATTCATCCTCTAGAATTGATCGGACCGCCCAGTTACGAGGAAGCTGTACAGATGCCAAGACTGACGCACTCGTTGGATACATTAAACGAAGTTTCTGTAGAGAATATTAGCTTGACTAGATTGGGCTCCGTCGATAATTTacaaaacaagagaaaaagatcgagaagaTCCAGAAAGAGAATCCAAAGCGATGACAATTTAttgagaagagaagagcgTAGAATTGAAAGActcagaagagaaagaagtaactCTGCTGGTAACGTTTCTGAAAACGAACAAGGATTACGAATGACGAATTCCACAAAGTCTAGGTCTTCGTCTACTCGTCGACAGAGAAGGACAAATACTATAGAGGAACTCGAGGAATCTGCAGGTAGTGGTAAAGGTCGGCCGAGACCGCAAACGCCAAGtactagaaagaaaaaacgtagaACAACGATTAGAGACGGGCATTCAACGGATGATGAGGATTCCGACATCCAAAGAATCGCTAATAACAGGTCGATCGTCATCAGAGATCTACGGAGGGAGCCAAGAAGTGGATATAGGGAGGTCCAAACCGAATGCGAATCTTAA